A window of Pseudomonas mucidolens contains these coding sequences:
- a CDS encoding spinster family MFS transporter, whose protein sequence is MTSKTPTEVTRKSYAYEWYVVTVCMLAYIFSFIDRQILALMIEPIKHDMQLSDTQFSLLHGLAFSLFYAFMGMPIALLADKFSRPKIIAIGVAFWSLATALCGVSKNFLQMFMARIGVGIGEAALSPATYSMLSDMFPREKLGRAVAIYSIGSFIGGGVAFLIGGYVIDLLKNLDSVAVPLLGEMRPWQVTFFLVGLPGVLVALLIALTIRDPARKGLKLDAAGKVHAPSMKQAFKFLAVHRKTFFCHYLGFSFYAMTLFCMLSWTPAFYMRKFGLAPSDTGYMLGIVVLLANTSGVFCGGWLIDWLAKKGYSDAPIRAGVIGAIGMAVPAIAFTQVSELWMSVALLAPAMFFASFPMPASTAAMQILPPNQMRAQISALFLLISNLIGLGLGTTLVALLTDRLFQNPAMVGSSISLLNAFAIAFTLLLLIKGCRHFRESLKHEGLT, encoded by the coding sequence ATGACCAGCAAAACACCGACCGAGGTCACCCGTAAAAGCTATGCCTACGAATGGTATGTCGTTACCGTTTGCATGCTGGCCTACATTTTTTCGTTTATCGATCGTCAGATCCTGGCGTTGATGATCGAACCGATCAAACACGATATGCAGTTATCCGACACTCAATTCAGCCTGCTGCATGGCCTGGCTTTTTCGCTGTTCTATGCTTTCATGGGCATGCCCATCGCGCTGCTGGCGGACAAATTCTCCCGACCGAAAATCATCGCCATCGGCGTCGCGTTCTGGAGCCTGGCGACAGCCCTGTGCGGGGTGAGTAAAAACTTCCTGCAGATGTTCATGGCACGCATCGGCGTCGGGATTGGCGAAGCGGCGCTGTCACCGGCCACCTACTCGATGCTCAGCGACATGTTCCCCCGGGAAAAACTCGGGCGCGCCGTGGCTATCTACTCTATCGGCTCGTTCATTGGCGGCGGTGTGGCCTTTCTGATTGGCGGCTATGTCATCGACTTGCTGAAGAACCTCGACAGTGTCGCCGTGCCATTGCTAGGCGAAATGCGGCCGTGGCAGGTGACGTTTTTTCTGGTAGGCCTGCCGGGCGTATTGGTTGCCCTGCTGATTGCCCTGACGATTCGCGACCCGGCCCGCAAGGGCTTGAAACTGGACGCCGCGGGCAAGGTCCACGCGCCCAGCATGAAACAGGCGTTCAAGTTCCTGGCAGTGCACCGCAAAACCTTCTTCTGTCACTACCTGGGGTTTTCGTTCTACGCGATGACGCTGTTCTGCATGCTCAGTTGGACCCCGGCCTTCTATATGCGAAAATTCGGCCTCGCCCCCAGCGATACCGGCTACATGCTCGGGATCGTGGTTTTGCTAGCCAATACCAGCGGCGTGTTTTGCGGCGGTTGGCTGATCGATTGGTTGGCGAAAAAAGGTTACAGCGATGCACCGATCCGCGCGGGAGTGATCGGAGCCATCGGCATGGCCGTGCCCGCCATCGCGTTCACCCAGGTCAGCGAACTGTGGATGTCCGTAGCGCTATTGGCCCCGGCGATGTTCTTCGCTTCGTTTCCAATGCCGGCGTCAACCGCGGCCATGCAGATCCTGCCGCCGAATCAGATGCGCGCGCAAATCAGCGCGCTGTTCCTGCTGATCTCCAATCTGATTGGCCTGGGTCTTGGTACCACGCTGGTCGCACTGCTCACCGACCGGCTATTCCAGAACCCCGCCATGGTCGGCTCGTCCATTTCCCTGCTCAATGCCTTCGC
- a CDS encoding AraC family transcriptional regulator yields the protein MFDQRSSLRHHCLMSSGGFGEVKDRVSHYLWPHQMKMQQGGALQSQLYGVFFGSSALFDLHYGAPVEIDAGDISDYYLIRVTLEGSGMVSLGKQRAFLRKGGLTISSPSERSFIRIDKDCRNLILRVDREALERQLQVLLNRRLRQPLVFDIQVEAEHQGMATVRATLDYICQLYGDASQTLTTSAMGGSLSDYLLSVLLTQLPHNYSVDLLQDQRQPMPHHIKKARDYIEQHLAEPIALASLAHFCGVSIRTLQNGFTRFLQQTPSDYVRTRRLALVHLALQQAGPADSVTDVLLCHGVASFGHFAMQYRKQYGCLPSETLRRQA from the coding sequence ATGTTCGATCAACGCTCTTCGCTCCGTCACCATTGCCTTATGAGTTCCGGCGGATTCGGCGAGGTCAAGGATCGGGTCAGTCATTACCTGTGGCCCCACCAGATGAAAATGCAGCAGGGCGGCGCCCTGCAATCGCAGCTGTATGGGGTGTTCTTCGGCAGTTCGGCGCTGTTCGATCTGCACTACGGCGCACCGGTGGAAATCGACGCCGGTGATATCAGCGACTATTACCTGATCCGGGTCACCCTGGAAGGTAGTGGCATGGTCAGTCTGGGCAAACAGCGTGCATTTTTGCGCAAGGGCGGATTGACCATTTCTTCGCCTTCGGAGCGCAGTTTTATCCGTATTGACAAGGACTGCCGCAACCTGATTTTGCGCGTCGATCGCGAAGCCCTCGAACGCCAGTTGCAAGTGTTGCTCAACCGGCGTTTGCGTCAGCCGCTGGTCTTCGATATCCAGGTCGAGGCCGAGCATCAGGGCATGGCGACGGTACGCGCCACCCTGGACTACATCTGCCAGCTGTATGGCGACGCCAGCCAGACACTGACCACCTCGGCCATGGGCGGGAGCCTGTCGGACTATTTGTTGTCGGTGCTGCTGACCCAGTTGCCGCACAATTACTCGGTCGATCTGCTGCAAGACCAGCGTCAGCCGATGCCTCACCACATCAAGAAGGCCCGTGACTACATCGAGCAGCACCTGGCAGAACCCATTGCCCTGGCGAGCCTGGCGCACTTCTGCGGAGTGTCCATCCGCACCTTGCAAAATGGCTTTACGCGCTTTCTCCAGCAAACCCCCAGCGACTATGTCCGCACCCGTCGGTTGGCCCTGGTACACCTGGCCTTGCAGCAGGCAGGACCGGCCGACAGCGTGACGGATGTTCTGTTGTGTCACGGGGTTGCCAGCTTCGGTCATTTCGCGATGCAGTACCGCAAGCAATACGGCTGCCTGCCGTCCGAGACCCTGCGACGACAGGCCTGA